From one Magnolia sinica isolate HGM2019 chromosome 18, MsV1, whole genome shotgun sequence genomic stretch:
- the LOC131232760 gene encoding uncharacterized protein LOC131232760: protein MTNVDDALTQSIGSDSRGRMRGIGGNVGKIALRKTIPIIDKLNMVTRDRDNLKEEVGEMKKSLVDLHMKLNYIVEKQGEQGVVDPPTIPPFKSSRALSPDLIHIGKRCDLCDWKKQVVARGEVHEVDSTAHVHGADLGEGNFRVVLIEIKASHVELWKEDGYHHTLGEVGVGGFVIWPKLFLTIYP, encoded by the exons ATGACCAATGTAgatgatgcccttacacag TCAATTGGGAGTGATAGTAGAGGGCGCATGCGGGGTATAGGTGGAAATGTAGGCAAGATTGCATTGAGGAAGACAATCCCTATTATAGATAAGCTCAATATGGTGACGCGGGATCGAGATAATTTGAAGGAGGAAGTAGGTGAAATGAAGAAAAGCCTGGTAGACCTCCATATGAAGCTTAATTATATTGTAGAAAAGCAAGGGGAACAGGGGGTTGTGGATCCACCAACAATACCTCCATTTAAATCTAGTCGTGCCTTGTCG CCTGATTTGATACATATTGGCAAGAGATGCGATCTTTGCGATTGGAAGAAACaggtagttgctcgtggtgaggTGCATGAAGTTGATTCAACTGCCCATGTCCATGGAGCAGATCTAGGCGAAGGAAATTTTAGAGTTGTCTTGATCGAGATTAAAGCTTCGCACGTAGAGTTGTGGAAGGAAGATGGTTATCATCATACACTTGGAGAGGTCGGCGTAGGAGGATTTGTTATTTGGCCCAAGCTATTTCTAACCATCTATCCATGA